The region GGTCGAGATCGCGCCGGTGCCGATGAGCAAGGTGTTCTTCACCAATTCGGGTTCCGAGGCGAATGACACCGTCTTGAAGATGGTCTGGTATCGCGCCAATGCGCTTGGCAAGCCGGGCAAGCGCAAGGTCATCTCGCGCCATCGCGGCTATCACGGCGTCACCATTGCCGCGGCCAGCCTGACCGGCCTGCCCTATAACCACCGCTCCTTCGATCTGCCGCTGCCGGGCATCTTCCACACCATGGCACCGCATTACTGGAAGGACGGCCGCGACGGCGAAAGCGAGGAACAGTTCGCCACCCGCTGCGCCGAGGAACTCGAGGCGCTGATCCAGCGCGAGGGCGCCGATACCATCGCCGCCTTCTGGGCCGAGCCGGTGATGGGCGCGGGCGGTGTCGTGGTGCCGCCGAAGACCTATTTCGAGAAGATCCAGGCGGTGCTGGCGAAGCACGACATCCTCTTCGTCGCCGACGAGGTCATCTGCGGCTTTGGCCGGACCGGCGAGATGTTCGGCTCGACCACCTATGACATCCGCCCCGACGTGATGGTGCTGTCCAAGCAGATCACCTCGAGCTACGTGCCCTTCTCGGCCATCGTGATGAATGATCGCTTCTTCGATCCCATCGCCGATGAAAGCAACAGCATCGGCACCTTCGGCCATGGCTATACCGGCGGCGGCCATCCCCTTGGTGCGGCGGTGGCGCTGGAAAACCTCGCTGTCATCCGCGAGCGCGGGCTGGTCGAGAATGCCCGCGAGGTCGGCGCCCATCTGCGCGCCCGGCTGGCAACGCTGGCCGACAGCCCGCTGGTTGGCGAGGTGCGCGGCGTCGGCCTGATCGCGGCGATGGAACTGGTGAATGACAAAGCCACGAAATCGGTCACGACCGTCAGCCAGCTGGGCGGCATGATGAACGTGGCGATGCAGCGGAACGGGCTGATCTCGCGCAACATGGGCGATACCGTGGCCTTCTGCCCGCCGCTGATCCTGACCAAGGCGCAGGCCGACGAGATCTTCGAGATCACGGCCAAATCGCTGCGCGAGGTCGAAGCGGCAGTCTGACGCCGCAACCGGGAAAGGCCGCAGATGCGCGCATTCTATCACCCCGATCAGGCGCTGCATGATCCGCAGCAGTTCATGCGCTTCGGCCGCATCTCCAAGGCGACCGATGTGCCGGCGCGGACCAGCGAGCTCTTGAGGGCGCTGGACCGGCTGGGGGTGATACCGGAGGCGCCTCAGGATTACAGCCGCGCGCTCCTCGAGGCGGTTCATGCGCCGCATTATCTCGACTACCTGCAATCGGCCTATGCGCGCTGGACCGACCTGCCCGATCACGGGCCGGAGGTATTGCCCAACACCTTCCCCTATTGGAGCGGTGATCCGGGGCGCGAGGCGCGGCCGCCCTGCCCGTCGGGCCACCTGCTGGCCCAGACCGGCTATTATCTGGGTGATCTGGCCGTGCCGGTCGGTCCGCAGACCTGGACTTCGGCGCTGCGATCCGCCCATACCGCCACGGCGGGCGCCGATGCGCTGATCCAGGGCGAGCGGCTGGCCTATGCGCTTTGCCGTCCGTCCGGGCATCATTGCCGCGCCGACCGGGCCTCGGGCTTCTGCTATCTGAACAATGCGGCCATCGCCGCCGAACGCCTGCGCGGGGCCTTCGGCAAGGTCGCGGTTCTGGACATCGACGCCCATCACGGCGACGGCACGCAGGAGATCTTCTATCGCCGGGGCGACGTGCTGACCGTCTCGACCCATGTCGATCCCGACCAGTATTACCCCTATTTCACCGGGCGCGGGAACGAGACCGGCCATGGCGCGGGCGCGGGCTTCAACCTGAACATCCCGCTGCCGCCCGCCAGTGGCGATGACGCCTTCCTTGCCGCCACGGCGCAGGGCGTCGAGGCCGTCCGGCGCTTTGGCGCAGAGGCGCTGGTCGTGGCGCTTGGCTATGACACCCATGTCGAGGACCCGCTGAGCATGGTCCATGTCACCACCCCCGCCTTCCGTGCGGCGGGCGAGATCATCGGCAGCTTGGACATGCCGATCCTCGTGGTGCAGGAAGGCGGCTATCAGGTTTCGGTCATCGGCGATTGCCTTGAAGGTTTTCTGACTGGCGTGCAGGCGCAGGGCTGAGGCGAACCACGAAAGCGTCATCGCCGCGACCGGAACGACTCGTTGCCGGATCGGAATGTTCTGCTATTGTTCCCATTCACCCTGTCAGAACCCGCCGCCCATGTCCGCGCCGCTGCCCGCATCCCTGCCCTTTCCCCTGCTTGCCGGCCGCGTGCATGAAGCCAGCGGGCCGGGCGCGGCCGGTTTTGCCA is a window of Paracoccus zhejiangensis DNA encoding:
- a CDS encoding aspartate aminotransferase family protein, whose amino-acid sequence is MNNFGDTPEARDIAHHFHGYTNARRHQEIGPMIIERGEGIHVFDNAGKRYIEGMSGLWSVGVGFNEPRLLKALSDQAAKLPYYHNFGHKSHGPAIDLADQLVEIAPVPMSKVFFTNSGSEANDTVLKMVWYRANALGKPGKRKVISRHRGYHGVTIAAASLTGLPYNHRSFDLPLPGIFHTMAPHYWKDGRDGESEEQFATRCAEELEALIQREGADTIAAFWAEPVMGAGGVVVPPKTYFEKIQAVLAKHDILFVADEVICGFGRTGEMFGSTTYDIRPDVMVLSKQITSSYVPFSAIVMNDRFFDPIADESNSIGTFGHGYTGGGHPLGAAVALENLAVIRERGLVENAREVGAHLRARLATLADSPLVGEVRGVGLIAAMELVNDKATKSVTTVSQLGGMMNVAMQRNGLISRNMGDTVAFCPPLILTKAQADEIFEITAKSLREVEAAV
- a CDS encoding histone deacetylase family protein, translating into MRAFYHPDQALHDPQQFMRFGRISKATDVPARTSELLRALDRLGVIPEAPQDYSRALLEAVHAPHYLDYLQSAYARWTDLPDHGPEVLPNTFPYWSGDPGREARPPCPSGHLLAQTGYYLGDLAVPVGPQTWTSALRSAHTATAGADALIQGERLAYALCRPSGHHCRADRASGFCYLNNAAIAAERLRGAFGKVAVLDIDAHHGDGTQEIFYRRGDVLTVSTHVDPDQYYPYFTGRGNETGHGAGAGFNLNIPLPPASGDDAFLAATAQGVEAVRRFGAEALVVALGYDTHVEDPLSMVHVTTPAFRAAGEIIGSLDMPILVVQEGGYQVSVIGDCLEGFLTGVQAQG